Proteins encoded within one genomic window of Bacteroidetes bacterium SB0662_bin_6:
- a CDS encoding heavy metal translocating P-type ATPase, which yields MATDHSIDISSQRTPEQEVQLGIRGMTCAGCVLRVEEALTGVDGVETVDVNLATERARVRYRGGSELVEAMYVAVRASGYEAIEAASGAKAREEAEETAREAELEALRRRAVFAGVPTAVILALQMFPMLWPPAASWLHILIGEALLLYILFALAGIVQFGPGLWFYRLGWKAARTGHPDMHTLVMLGSSAAYGYSVVAMFLPGVMPSGADHVYFEASSAIIALILLGKYLEVRVRGRAGAAMRLLLGLQPALARVVRADRETDIPIEEVVAGDIILVRPGERLPVDGIVEEGESWIDESMLTGEPVPVEKKAGDEVVGGTINGRGGFRFRATRVGGDTVLARIVRMVEEAQQSKPHIQRLADRVVAWFVPAVLVVAFLAFVLWMVMGPAPALPFALVAAVSVLIIACPCAMGLATPVSVMVGSGKAAELGILFRGADAIESLAGVDTVAFDKTGTLTEGRPRLTDMIPCDAWSDEEVLRLAAAVERRSEHPVGYAIVEAAEERGISVSAATRVQAHSGLGISGTVEKKAVYIGSERFLAAEKVDMSPLGGDIFRSDAVRTLPEEGKTILFMAADGVLAAIFGVSDPLKEHAAESVEALQELGCRVVMITGDAPRAAEVVAGRLGIDEVSADILPDKKADAVQHYRLEGRRVAFTGDGINDAPALARADVGVAMGTGSDIAIESGDVILMSGDPRGLVNARALAHSTLRNIKQNLFWAFAYNVALIPVAAGVLYPLTGHLLSPVFAAAAMSLSSVFVLSNALRLKRFQAILG from the coding sequence ATGGCCACAGACCACTCCATCGACATTTCTTCGCAGCGTACGCCGGAGCAGGAAGTACAGCTTGGAATACGCGGCATGACGTGCGCCGGATGCGTCCTTCGCGTTGAAGAAGCGTTGACCGGTGTGGATGGGGTGGAGACGGTGGACGTAAATCTGGCTACCGAACGCGCCCGCGTACGCTACCGGGGCGGCTCCGAGCTTGTGGAGGCCATGTATGTGGCGGTCCGGGCAAGCGGATACGAGGCGATAGAGGCGGCTTCCGGCGCAAAGGCGCGTGAGGAGGCCGAGGAAACGGCTCGCGAAGCCGAGTTGGAGGCCCTGCGCCGGCGGGCGGTATTCGCGGGAGTTCCCACCGCGGTGATCCTCGCTTTGCAGATGTTTCCGATGCTATGGCCTCCGGCCGCGTCGTGGCTGCACATACTGATCGGGGAGGCGCTCCTTCTGTATATCCTGTTCGCGCTGGCCGGTATCGTGCAATTCGGGCCGGGTCTCTGGTTCTACCGGCTGGGCTGGAAAGCAGCGCGGACCGGACATCCGGACATGCATACGCTGGTCATGCTTGGTTCCAGCGCCGCCTACGGGTATTCCGTCGTGGCCATGTTTCTTCCCGGCGTGATGCCCTCAGGCGCCGACCATGTCTACTTCGAGGCGTCCTCGGCCATCATTGCGCTGATTCTGCTGGGCAAATACCTCGAAGTGCGCGTCAGGGGCCGCGCCGGCGCCGCGATGCGGTTGCTGCTCGGTTTGCAACCGGCGCTTGCTCGTGTGGTGCGCGCAGATCGCGAGACGGATATTCCCATCGAGGAAGTCGTGGCCGGCGATATCATCCTCGTGCGTCCGGGAGAGCGATTGCCCGTGGACGGGATCGTGGAAGAAGGGGAATCCTGGATAGACGAGTCCATGCTTACCGGGGAGCCGGTACCGGTCGAGAAAAAGGCGGGGGACGAGGTGGTGGGCGGCACGATCAACGGACGCGGCGGTTTTCGTTTTCGGGCTACGCGGGTAGGGGGGGATACGGTGCTGGCCCGTATTGTTCGTATGGTCGAGGAAGCCCAGCAATCGAAACCGCACATCCAGCGGTTGGCGGATCGTGTCGTAGCGTGGTTCGTGCCCGCGGTGCTCGTTGTGGCGTTTCTTGCTTTTGTCCTGTGGATGGTCATGGGGCCGGCGCCGGCGTTGCCCTTTGCCCTTGTAGCCGCTGTATCCGTACTGATTATTGCCTGTCCCTGCGCGATGGGGCTGGCTACTCCTGTATCCGTCATGGTCGGTTCCGGCAAGGCCGCCGAATTAGGGATTCTGTTTCGGGGCGCGGACGCCATAGAATCGTTGGCCGGGGTCGATACGGTCGCCTTCGACAAAACCGGCACGCTTACCGAGGGGCGCCCGCGCCTGACGGACATGATCCCTTGCGACGCATGGTCGGATGAGGAGGTACTGCGTCTTGCCGCTGCCGTGGAAAGGCGCTCGGAACATCCTGTGGGCTATGCCATCGTGGAGGCTGCGGAGGAACGGGGGATATCCGTTTCCGCAGCGACCCGGGTTCAGGCGCATTCCGGACTGGGTATCTCGGGCACGGTGGAGAAAAAAGCGGTGTACATCGGCTCCGAACGCTTTCTGGCCGCGGAAAAGGTCGATATGTCGCCGCTTGGAGGAGATATATTCCGATCCGATGCGGTGCGTACACTCCCGGAAGAGGGTAAAACCATTCTTTTTATGGCCGCGGATGGCGTGCTTGCGGCGATTTTCGGGGTTTCGGATCCTCTGAAGGAACATGCAGCGGAAAGTGTCGAGGCACTGCAGGAACTCGGGTGCCGGGTGGTGATGATTACCGGCGATGCGCCTCGCGCCGCCGAAGTTGTTGCCGGTCGACTGGGGATCGATGAGGTATCCGCAGATATTCTCCCGGATAAGAAAGCCGACGCGGTGCAGCACTACCGGCTGGAAGGGCGCCGCGTGGCGTTCACGGGGGACGGCATCAACGATGCGCCGGCGCTGGCCCGGGCTGATGTAGGCGTGGCGATGGGGACGGGTTCGGACATCGCGATCGAATCCGGAGACGTGATTCTCATGTCGGGCGATCCAAGGGGGCTGGTTAACGCCCGTGCGCTTGCGCATAGCACGCTCCGCAATATCAAACAAAATCTTTTCTGGGCATTCGCCTACAATGTGGCGCTTATTCCGGTAGCCGCCGGGGTGTTGTATCCGCTCACCGGCCATCTTTTGTCTCCGGTGTTTGCCGCCGCCGCAATGAGTTTGTCCAGTGTGTTTGTTTTGTCGAATGCCTTGCGCCTGAAGCGTTTTCAGGCGATTCTGGGGTGA
- a CDS encoding TetR/AcrR family transcriptional regulator, with product MKRSQMDNMIVDAQGEQLRADILNAAATLFGEYGYRAVGVDAIAGEAEVAKRTLYRYFTSKDELVLEYLGIEAAHILTWLEKSTENARTPLEKLKAFFFALAERTGSPHCRGCPFQMALGEYPDKDHAINRLARRHKEAIRTELEKWCTAAGFRDIVGTAHRLYLLMEGAWAYARLHGASPVQVPVEHRVAALNHAVILLLSGGLYAETLIATARPGARYRSYRPEDAEEEPVEPETLSLFGSAPPLSGADFSPPSTTKSD from the coding sequence ATGAAACGATCTCAAATGGACAATATGATAGTCGATGCGCAAGGAGAACAACTGCGTGCGGATATTCTGAACGCGGCGGCGACACTGTTCGGAGAATACGGGTACAGGGCGGTCGGCGTGGATGCGATTGCCGGGGAAGCAGAGGTGGCGAAGCGAACGCTGTACCGGTATTTCACGTCCAAAGACGAGCTGGTGCTCGAATACCTCGGGATAGAAGCAGCCCATATCCTGACATGGCTTGAGAAGAGCACGGAAAATGCGAGAACCCCGCTGGAGAAATTAAAGGCCTTCTTTTTTGCACTCGCTGAACGAACCGGCTCGCCCCATTGCCGGGGATGTCCTTTTCAGATGGCCCTGGGCGAATATCCTGACAAGGATCATGCGATAAACAGGCTGGCCCGCAGGCATAAGGAGGCGATACGGACCGAACTGGAGAAGTGGTGTACTGCGGCGGGCTTCCGGGATATTGTCGGAACCGCACATCGCCTGTATTTGCTTATGGAAGGCGCCTGGGCGTATGCCCGTTTGCACGGAGCATCCCCTGTACAGGTCCCTGTCGAGCACAGGGTCGCGGCGCTGAATCATGCGGTCATTCTTCTGCTCAGCGGCGGCCTCTATGCGGAAACGCTGATCGCCACAGCAAGGCCCGGCGCACGCTATCGTTCTTATCGGCCGGAGGACGCTGAAGAAGAGCCGGTCGAACCCGAGACCCTTTCCTTGTTTGGGAGCGCTCCTCCGCTTTCAGGCGCTGATTTCTCCCCCCCTTCCACTACAAAAAGCGATTGA
- a CDS encoding zinc-dependent metalloprotease has protein sequence MNRFKIPSFLTLLSLAVLLGGCSMALQTAVTADSASTDTQAAAGPDDETKMKKYSEVVKESMTTDEGLFAVHRDTEKTLFEIPDSLLDREMLLVTRMARTHAGMGYGGQKANTQVLRWQRQGDKVLLRIVSYESVASEDHPIYQAVRNANLEPVVAAFDILARNDDSTRSVVDVTELFTTDVRFLGLSSSNRERYEVRSLDKDRSYVNGAQSFPRNIEVRHTLTYAADEPPDNPSTGTISVEMNQSMVLLPDQLMTPRPCDARVGYFNVETIDYGADTQRAEEKCFITKWRLEPSDPEAFARGELVEPVRPIVYYIDPATPMKWRPYIKQGVDDWNVAFEEAGFRNAIIGKDPPSVEEDPEFSPEDVRYSVIRYFPSDIENAYGPHVHDPRSGEILESDIGWYHNVMNLLRNWYFVQTAASNPDARAVKFDDEVMGELIRFVSAHEVGHTIGLPHNWGSSYAFSVDSLRSPTFTSAYGTTPSIMDYARFNYIAQPEDGVTHFIPMIGEYDKWSVRWGYRPIPGADNEEEIKAVLNGWVKERAGDPLYFYGRQTGNPLDPRSQREDLGDDAVEASRLGVANLQRIVPNLIDWTREEGENYAQLEEIYGEIAIQWRRYLGHVAREIGGVYETPKTYDQDGPVYEMVSKDAQTRAMAFLHEFGFDTPLWFVDEDILRRIEHAGAVERIRSIQAGQLDLLLDPQRLARLIEAEARLGDAAYAPLDMLEDLRKGLWRELDANEAIDPWRRNLQRAYLEDMERLMTQEVTAPSAAARRFLGFTPVDVSQSDIRAYVRGELETLRGDVRRAARRMRDRPTALHLEDVLVRIENILDPQEE, from the coding sequence ATGAATCGTTTCAAGATACCTTCGTTTTTGACGCTTCTTTCTCTGGCTGTTTTGCTTGGAGGCTGTTCTATGGCGCTGCAGACTGCGGTTACGGCGGACTCTGCGTCCACGGACACGCAAGCGGCTGCCGGGCCGGACGACGAAACGAAGATGAAGAAATACTCCGAAGTCGTCAAGGAAAGCATGACCACGGACGAGGGGTTGTTTGCCGTACACCGCGATACGGAGAAAACCCTCTTTGAAATCCCGGATTCGTTGCTGGACCGGGAGATGCTGCTGGTAACCCGTATGGCGCGTACGCACGCCGGCATGGGATACGGGGGGCAGAAAGCCAACACGCAGGTGCTGCGGTGGCAGCGGCAGGGGGATAAGGTGCTCCTGCGAATCGTATCCTACGAGAGCGTGGCGAGCGAGGATCATCCGATTTACCAGGCGGTCCGGAACGCAAACCTCGAACCGGTGGTGGCCGCATTCGACATTCTGGCCAGAAACGACGATTCCACCCGGTCCGTGGTGGACGTGACCGAGCTCTTTACGACAGATGTTCGCTTTCTGGGCCTGAGTTCGTCCAACCGGGAGCGGTACGAGGTCAGGAGCCTGGACAAGGATCGTTCCTATGTGAATGGGGCGCAAAGCTTCCCCCGCAATATCGAAGTGCGCCATACGCTTACGTACGCGGCGGACGAGCCCCCCGACAATCCCTCGACCGGAACCATCTCTGTGGAGATGAACCAGTCCATGGTGCTTTTGCCGGATCAGCTCATGACGCCGCGGCCCTGCGATGCGCGCGTGGGATATTTCAATGTGGAGACGATCGATTACGGGGCGGATACGCAGCGGGCGGAGGAGAAATGCTTCATCACGAAATGGCGGCTCGAACCCAGCGATCCCGAAGCCTTTGCGCGCGGTGAACTGGTGGAGCCGGTGCGCCCCATTGTGTACTACATCGATCCGGCCACCCCGATGAAATGGCGCCCGTACATCAAGCAGGGGGTGGACGACTGGAACGTGGCATTCGAGGAAGCCGGTTTCCGGAACGCCATTATCGGCAAAGATCCTCCTTCTGTGGAGGAAGATCCGGAATTCAGCCCGGAGGATGTACGCTATTCAGTCATCCGCTATTTCCCGTCGGATATCGAGAACGCCTACGGTCCGCATGTTCACGACCCGCGTTCGGGAGAGATTCTCGAGAGCGATATCGGGTGGTACCACAATGTGATGAATCTTTTGCGGAACTGGTATTTCGTCCAGACGGCCGCCTCGAACCCGGATGCGCGCGCCGTGAAGTTTGACGACGAGGTAATGGGAGAGTTGATCCGCTTCGTGTCCGCCCACGAGGTAGGCCATACGATCGGCTTGCCGCACAACTGGGGATCAAGCTACGCGTTCTCCGTCGATTCGCTGCGGTCGCCGACGTTTACCAGTGCGTACGGCACGACGCCGTCCATCATGGATTACGCCCGCTTCAATTATATCGCGCAGCCGGAAGACGGGGTGACCCATTTCATACCCATGATCGGCGAATACGACAAATGGAGCGTTCGCTGGGGCTACCGGCCCATTCCCGGAGCAGACAACGAAGAAGAAATCAAAGCCGTGCTGAACGGCTGGGTCAAGGAACGCGCCGGCGATCCGTTGTACTTCTACGGGCGCCAGACGGGCAACCCGCTGGATCCCCGGTCGCAGCGGGAGGATCTCGGCGACGATGCGGTGGAAGCGAGCCGGCTGGGTGTTGCAAACCTGCAGCGCATCGTTCCGAACCTGATCGACTGGACCCGAGAGGAGGGCGAAAACTACGCCCAACTCGAGGAAATATACGGGGAGATAGCGATCCAGTGGAGGCGCTATCTCGGCCATGTGGCGCGCGAAATCGGAGGGGTGTACGAGACCCCGAAGACGTACGATCAGGATGGGCCTGTGTACGAAATGGTTTCGAAGGATGCGCAAACGAGGGCGATGGCTTTTCTGCACGAATTCGGATTCGATACGCCCCTATGGTTTGTCGATGAGGATATTCTTCGCCGGATCGAACATGCGGGCGCTGTAGAACGCATTCGAAGCATTCAGGCCGGTCAGTTGGACCTGCTGCTCGATCCGCAGCGGCTGGCTCGTCTTATCGAGGCGGAAGCCCGCCTTGGCGATGCGGCGTATGCCCCCCTGGATATGCTGGAAGATTTGCGAAAAGGCCTCTGGCGCGAACTGGACGCCAACGAAGCGATCGATCCGTGGCGGCGCAACCTGCAACGCGCCTATCTGGAGGACATGGAGCGGTTAATGACCCAGGAGGTCACCGCTCCGTCCGCCGCTGCGCGCCGGTTCCTCGGCTTTACGCCGGTCGACGTGAGTCAGAGCGATATCCGGGCGTACGTACGCGGCGAACTGGAAACGTTGCGTGGAGATGTACGGCGGGCCGCCCGCAGAATGCGGGACCGGCCTACGGCATTGCACCTCGAAGACGTGCTGGTTCGCATCGAGAACATACTGGACCCGCAAGAAGAATAG
- a CDS encoding type II toxin-antitoxin system PemK/MazF family toxin, giving the protein MGMSSPRRGDVYLVSLDPTQGQEIKKTRPCVVVSPDELNFHLRTFLVAPMTTGGHPYPFRIPCRFQNKGGFVVVDQLRTIDQSRMIRCIGKMSAPTMSKVLNVLQEMFAP; this is encoded by the coding sequence ATGGGAATGAGCAGTCCGAGACGGGGAGATGTGTATCTGGTATCGCTGGATCCCACACAAGGCCAGGAAATAAAGAAGACGCGACCATGCGTGGTTGTGTCTCCCGATGAACTCAATTTTCATCTCCGAACGTTTCTCGTAGCGCCGATGACCACAGGCGGTCATCCGTATCCGTTCCGAATCCCTTGCAGGTTCCAGAACAAGGGGGGCTTCGTTGTGGTGGACCAGTTACGGACTATAGACCAAAGTCGGATGATTCGATGTATCGGAAAAATGTCTGCTCCCACGATGTCCAAGGTGCTTAATGTGCTGCAGGAAATGTTTGCACCGTAA
- the miaA gene encoding tRNA (adenosine(37)-N6)-dimethylallyltransferase MiaA — protein sequence MDVIPVITGPTSVGKTELCINLSVLLESEIISADSRQLYRELTIGVAKPDKDILERIPHHFINERSLEEPFSAGMFMSEALDRIAEILDRGRIPLVTGGSTLYLRALRYGLANIPDIPPSVRAHIRRRLDQEGPEAMYEVLRQVDPRAAATMDATKTQRLARALEVYEATGIPLSRFHETQAPPPYAFRTVVLQRNREELYARIERRVDEMLVTGLVDEVRGLLEAGYDPGLNPLRTIGYQEPIAFLKGEITEDEMVRLIKQNTRRYAKRQETWFRGDPEAIFVDAAQDAQALLAAVREALGL from the coding sequence ATGGATGTTATACCTGTTATAACCGGTCCTACTTCAGTGGGCAAGACAGAGTTATGCATAAATCTTTCAGTATTACTTGAATCGGAAATCATTTCTGCGGACAGCCGGCAGCTATACCGGGAGCTTACCATCGGGGTTGCCAAGCCCGACAAGGATATACTGGAGCGAATCCCGCATCATTTCATCAACGAGCGGTCCCTTGAAGAGCCCTTTTCGGCGGGTATGTTTATGTCCGAAGCGCTCGACCGTATTGCAGAGATTCTCGACCGGGGCCGGATCCCCCTCGTTACGGGCGGCTCCACCTTGTATCTGCGAGCCCTCCGGTACGGCCTTGCCAATATCCCCGACATCCCTCCTTCGGTACGCGCGCATATCCGGAGGCGCCTCGACCAGGAAGGCCCGGAGGCGATGTATGAGGTCTTGCGGCAGGTCGATCCACGCGCCGCTGCTACCATGGACGCCACCAAAACGCAGCGTCTTGCCCGCGCCCTCGAGGTATACGAGGCGACCGGCATCCCTCTCAGCCGGTTTCACGAGACGCAGGCGCCTCCTCCCTATGCGTTCCGTACGGTCGTTTTACAGCGAAATCGAGAGGAACTCTATGCCCGCATCGAGCGCCGAGTGGACGAGATGCTGGTTACCGGTCTTGTCGACGAAGTACGCGGCCTCCTCGAGGCAGGATACGATCCCGGACTCAATCCGCTGCGCACGATCGGCTACCAGGAGCCTATCGCTTTTCTGAAGGGGGAAATCACGGAAGACGAAATGGTGCGTTTGATCAAGCAAAACACGCGCCGCTACGCAAAACGGCAGGAAACATGGTTTCGGGGCGACCCCGAGGCGATTTTCGTGGATGCGGCCCAGGATGCGCAGGCGCTTCTGGCTGCGGTACGGGAGGCGCTGGGCCTCTGA
- a CDS encoding DNA alkylation repair protein encodes MTLAEIQARLEAAGNADIAAHSARFFRTGPGEYGEGDRFRGIRVPVLRKMARTCDAADMSVVEQLLMSPWHEDRLCALLMLVRRYERGDDAQKEAVFALYLKRVEYVNNWDLVDSSAPKIVGAHLESREKRLLFDWVRDESLWKRRIAVLATYWYIKRGRFDEILAMAEQLLDDDQDLMHKAVGWMLREVGKKDLAMEEAFLNRHYQDMPRTMLRYAIERFEEKTRKDYLEGRI; translated from the coding sequence ATGACCCTTGCAGAAATACAGGCCCGGCTCGAGGCAGCGGGCAATGCCGACATTGCGGCCCACTCGGCGCGCTTTTTTCGCACCGGCCCGGGCGAATACGGGGAGGGCGACCGGTTCCGGGGCATCCGCGTACCGGTTCTTCGCAAAATGGCCCGCACCTGCGATGCGGCGGATATGTCCGTGGTGGAGCAATTGCTTATGTCTCCATGGCATGAAGACCGGCTATGCGCGCTCCTGATGCTCGTCCGGCGGTACGAACGGGGCGACGACGCGCAAAAGGAAGCGGTATTCGCTTTGTATCTGAAGCGGGTCGAGTACGTCAACAACTGGGACCTGGTCGATTCTTCTGCTCCGAAGATCGTCGGGGCCCATCTCGAGTCACGGGAGAAGCGCCTGCTTTTCGACTGGGTCCGCGATGAGAGCCTCTGGAAACGCAGAATAGCCGTCCTTGCCACCTATTGGTACATCAAACGGGGCAGGTTCGACGAAATTCTGGCCATGGCCGAACAACTTCTTGACGACGACCAGGACCTGATGCACAAAGCGGTCGGGTGGATGCTGCGCGAAGTGGGGAAGAAGGACCTTGCGATGGAGGAAGCCTTTCTGAACCGGCACTACCAGGACATGCCCCGGACCATGCTGCGCTACGCTATCGAGCGATTCGAAGAGAAAACGCGCAAGGATTACCTGGAGGGGCGGATCTGA
- a CDS encoding sulfatase, with protein sequence MPPPNIVFIYVDDLGWRDVGFNGSTWYETPNIDRLAAGGMIFTDAYANGPNCAPSRASLMSGQYSPRHGIYTVNSPERGQSRNRKLIPTPNTTVLDSTVFTLTEALQAAGYTSISLGKWHMGQGSATGPVGQGFTYNVGGNQRGHPPTYFSPYRNEDIADGPEGEYLTDRLTEEAVRFIEQHKAGPFFVYLPYYAVHTPIQGKPALVEKYAAKSNEGPQNNPMYAAMVETVDQGVGRILATLDDLAISEQTLVVFYADNGGVHGITSMAPLRDGKGTLYEGGIRVPLAMRWPSVIAPGTQSRVPVIGIDFFPTFLEITGQPGPPSQILDGESLIPLLKQTGTLTRDALFWHFPAYLEANPQWYPNGRTWRTTPAGAIRQGSWKLIEYFEDGRLELYDLGSDPGETRNVAAQNPQTVEALHRRLQLWRESVHAPVPTTLNPDYVTPGNPAL encoded by the coding sequence ATGCCCCCACCCAACATCGTCTTTATCTATGTAGACGATCTCGGGTGGCGCGATGTGGGTTTCAACGGGAGCACCTGGTACGAAACCCCGAATATCGACCGGCTCGCTGCCGGGGGTATGATTTTCACCGATGCCTATGCCAATGGACCGAACTGCGCCCCGAGCCGCGCCTCGCTAATGTCGGGGCAATACAGCCCCCGGCACGGCATTTACACAGTGAATTCTCCTGAAAGAGGCCAGTCCCGAAATCGCAAACTCATCCCGACGCCCAACACGACAGTGCTCGACAGCACGGTCTTTACCTTAACCGAGGCCCTGCAGGCCGCCGGGTATACGAGCATCAGTCTTGGAAAATGGCATATGGGCCAGGGGTCGGCGACGGGGCCCGTGGGGCAAGGCTTTACCTACAACGTCGGCGGGAATCAGCGAGGGCATCCTCCCACTTATTTCAGCCCGTATCGCAACGAAGATATTGCCGATGGCCCCGAGGGTGAATATCTGACGGATCGGCTCACGGAGGAAGCCGTTCGATTCATAGAGCAGCACAAAGCGGGGCCGTTTTTTGTCTATCTCCCGTACTATGCTGTGCATACCCCCATTCAGGGCAAACCTGCCCTGGTGGAAAAGTATGCCGCCAAGTCGAACGAGGGTCCACAGAACAACCCGATGTATGCAGCCATGGTGGAAACCGTGGACCAGGGGGTAGGGCGTATCCTGGCAACGCTGGACGACCTGGCGATCAGCGAGCAGACCCTGGTCGTGTTTTATGCCGATAATGGCGGGGTTCATGGGATCACGTCTATGGCGCCGCTACGCGACGGCAAAGGAACCTTGTATGAGGGGGGCATCCGCGTGCCGCTTGCCATGCGTTGGCCGTCGGTCATCGCGCCCGGTACGCAAAGCCGCGTGCCCGTTATCGGCATCGATTTCTTTCCGACGTTTCTGGAGATCACGGGGCAGCCCGGACCGCCTTCCCAAATACTGGACGGCGAAAGCCTGATACCGTTGCTGAAGCAGACCGGAACACTAACGCGCGACGCCCTCTTTTGGCATTTCCCGGCCTATCTGGAAGCTAACCCCCAATGGTATCCAAACGGTCGTACGTGGCGAACCACGCCGGCAGGCGCCATTCGCCAGGGCTCCTGGAAGCTCATTGAATACTTCGAGGATGGCCGCCTGGAACTGTATGATCTGGGAAGCGACCCGGGAGAAACCAGGAATGTCGCTGCGCAAAACCCGCAAACGGTTGAAGCCCTTCATCGCCGGCTTCAATTATGGCGGGAATCGGTGCACGCCCCGGTTCCGACCACATTGAATCCCGACTATGTGACTCCTGGAAACCCGGCGCTATGA
- a CDS encoding tyrosine-type recombinase/integrase: protein MSYSGSEFSPTALMDVATGIIRPDANLIEAFLDRYDRPQTRKAYGDDLSSFFGSDFVDTVTVRDLSFTDINRHIAEMEKNGYKPATIKRRIAAIRGFCEWLVALGILSRNPASRHVLRRIRKSGGRDRTHVVLTAEQAQRLIQAATHPGPDGKQAHTAPRDRALLLTLLHCVLRRSEAAAMDIQHIRSLGNYWVLDLPDTKGGADQYVKIPEHVVEEIERMKTYYGITDGPLWRSLSNNSYGRRLSERSIYGIVDRTAQRAGLPQEIGAHSLRHTGCTLAIEAGASIQQVQSHARHKKIETTMVYVHQRDRLRDSAADYIHIEKEGD from the coding sequence ATGAGCTACTCGGGTTCGGAATTTTCCCCTACCGCCTTGATGGATGTCGCCACGGGCATCATCCGTCCGGATGCGAACCTCATCGAGGCATTTCTGGATCGTTACGACCGTCCCCAGACGCGCAAGGCCTATGGAGACGACTTGTCTTCTTTCTTCGGGTCCGACTTTGTGGACACCGTTACGGTACGCGACCTGTCCTTTACGGATATCAACCGGCACATCGCGGAAATGGAGAAAAATGGCTATAAGCCGGCCACTATCAAGCGGCGAATTGCAGCCATTCGGGGGTTTTGCGAATGGCTTGTGGCCCTTGGCATATTGTCCAGAAACCCGGCAAGCCGGCATGTACTGCGCCGTATCCGCAAATCGGGCGGCCGCGACCGCACCCATGTGGTTTTGACTGCCGAGCAGGCCCAGCGGCTCATCCAGGCGGCAACGCATCCTGGTCCGGACGGCAAGCAGGCTCATACGGCTCCGCGGGATCGGGCGCTCCTGCTTACTCTCCTCCACTGCGTGCTGCGCCGCTCGGAAGCCGCCGCCATGGACATACAGCATATCCGATCGCTCGGAAACTACTGGGTGCTCGATCTCCCCGATACGAAGGGCGGCGCCGACCAGTACGTCAAAATCCCCGAACATGTCGTGGAAGAGATCGAACGCATGAAAACCTACTATGGGATTACGGATGGTCCTCTCTGGCGCTCCCTGAGCAACAACAGTTACGGCCGGCGCCTTTCAGAGCGTTCCATTTATGGCATTGTGGATCGTACGGCGCAGCGAGCCGGGCTCCCGCAGGAGATCGGGGCGCATTCGCTGAGACACACCGGCTGTACGCTGGCCATCGAGGCCGGCGCTTCCATCCAGCAGGTGCAGTCGCATGCCCGCCACAAGAAAATCGAAACGACCATGGTCTACGTACACCAGCGCGACCGCCTGCGCGACAGCGCGGCAGATTACATTCATATTGAGAAGGAAGGTGATTGA
- a CDS encoding AbrB/MazE/SpoVT family DNA-binding domain-containing protein, which produces MKVKIIPIGNSQGIRIPKPLIEAAELQGPLEMRVVEEGLLIERVSTPRTGWVDAAKKMRSRGEDDLLDAPVLSEFDKSEWEWE; this is translated from the coding sequence GTGAAGGTTAAGATTATCCCGATCGGAAACTCACAGGGAATTCGCATTCCTAAACCGCTTATCGAAGCGGCAGAGCTTCAAGGGCCCCTTGAGATGCGTGTTGTGGAGGAGGGGCTTCTTATTGAGCGTGTCTCGACACCGCGCACCGGATGGGTTGATGCGGCAAAAAAGATGCGTTCAAGGGGAGAGGATGACCTTCTTGACGCCCCGGTCCTTTCTGAGTTTGACAAATCCGAGTGGGAATGGGAATGA